The Petroclostridium xylanilyticum genome has a segment encoding these proteins:
- the bioD gene encoding dethiobiotin synthase, which yields MAKGIFIVGTDTDVGKTVITGGLMYLLRSGGYNACYFKPVLSGAMVEKEQLVPGDTRFIKGISGLEEEYRHITPYSFKTPVSPHLASRIEKKPIDINVIKEKFKYIKNKYKYIIAEGSGGLCVPLNDEGYMLYHLVQELGMTVIVVARAGLGTINHTVLTVRYAQSIGIEVKGIIINGYTQSSLCADDNIETVKKLTKVPIIGVIPRLDGVDVEKLQFGNLKEEFEKRIKTQDLIELMDEI from the coding sequence GTGGCAAAAGGTATATTTATTGTTGGTACAGATACTGATGTAGGTAAAACGGTTATAACCGGAGGACTTATGTACTTATTGCGGTCGGGAGGATACAATGCCTGTTATTTTAAACCGGTGTTGAGTGGAGCGATGGTTGAAAAGGAACAGCTTGTCCCGGGAGATACCCGATTTATCAAGGGAATATCGGGATTGGAAGAAGAATACCGCCATATTACACCTTATAGCTTTAAAACTCCCGTATCACCCCATCTGGCGTCCAGAATTGAAAAAAAACCTATTGATATCAATGTCATTAAAGAAAAGTTTAAATACATAAAAAATAAATACAAATATATAATAGCGGAAGGCAGTGGAGGACTCTGCGTCCCTTTGAATGATGAAGGATATATGCTGTACCACCTTGTTCAAGAACTGGGCATGACTGTTATAGTAGTAGCCCGGGCGGGCTTAGGTACAATTAATCATACTGTTCTTACCGTCAGGTATGCTCAAAGTATTGGTATAGAAGTGAAAGGTATTATTATAAACGGCTACACTCAATCAAGCTTATGTGCGGATGATAATATTGAAACAGTAAAAAAGCTAACCAAAGTTCCTATAATTGGTGTTATACCGAGGTTAGATGGTGTAGATGTAGAAAAGTTACAATTTGGCAATTTAAAAGAAGAATTTGAAAAAAGAATCAAGACACAAGACCTAATAGAATTGATGGATGAAATTTAA
- the bioF gene encoding 8-amino-7-oxononanoate synthase has translation MKHIMADLQKIKERGLYRELTYLDAAQGPRTVIEGKSVLLLSSNNYLGLCNDERLKKAAISAIENYGVGSGGSRLTTGSYKLHKELEERLAQFKQTEASLVFNTGYMANLGTIAALADRNWVVFCDRLNHASIIDGCRLSGAKLIVYKHCDMEDLLKKVKKYQGIPGLIVTDGVFSMDGDIAPLEDIVEIAERYQLITMVDDAHATGVLGPNGAGTADYFGLKDRIDIQMGTLSKALASEGGYVAGKQCLIDYLRHRAKSFIYSTALAPQTIAVSLKALEIVKEQPELRKVLLENAKWFQEQLILAGFKIRETKTPIIPIIIGEADAAVQFSRRLLEEGIYIPAIRPPTVPEGTSRLRVSLMATHTREDLSYSLEKIKEVGQKLDII, from the coding sequence ATGAAGCACATCATGGCAGATTTGCAAAAAATCAAAGAACGGGGATTATACAGAGAACTGACATATCTGGATGCTGCCCAAGGGCCACGTACTGTTATTGAAGGTAAAAGTGTCCTGCTATTGTCTTCTAATAATTATTTGGGGCTTTGTAATGATGAGCGGTTAAAAAAGGCGGCTATCAGTGCTATCGAAAATTATGGTGTTGGTTCGGGTGGTTCCAGACTGACTACAGGCAGTTATAAATTACACAAAGAATTAGAAGAGAGACTGGCACAATTTAAGCAGACCGAAGCCAGTTTGGTTTTTAATACAGGATATATGGCAAATTTGGGGACTATAGCTGCTTTAGCAGATAGAAACTGGGTTGTTTTTTGTGATAGATTGAATCATGCCAGTATTATTGACGGCTGCAGGTTGAGCGGTGCAAAATTAATTGTTTATAAACACTGTGACATGGAAGATTTGCTTAAGAAGGTAAAAAAATATCAAGGCATTCCGGGTTTGATAGTAACAGACGGTGTATTTAGCATGGACGGCGATATTGCACCACTAGAAGATATTGTGGAAATAGCTGAAAGATACCAACTTATTACAATGGTTGATGACGCCCATGCCACAGGTGTTTTGGGACCTAACGGGGCCGGGACGGCAGATTATTTTGGCTTAAAAGACAGGATTGATATTCAAATGGGGACATTGAGTAAAGCCTTAGCCAGTGAAGGTGGTTACGTAGCAGGGAAACAGTGCCTTATTGACTACCTGAGACACCGTGCCAAAAGTTTTATTTACTCTACTGCATTAGCCCCGCAGACTATTGCAGTTTCCTTAAAGGCCTTGGAGATAGTAAAAGAACAACCTGAATTAAGAAAAGTACTATTGGAAAATGCAAAGTGGTTTCAGGAACAACTTATCTTAGCAGGATTTAAAATCAGAGAAACTAAGACACCAATTATACCTATTATAATAGGCGAAGCTGATGCTGCAGTCCAATTTAGCAGAAGATTGTTGGAGGAAGGTATATATATTCCGGCTATCCGTCCGCCTACCGTACCTGAAGGCACCAGCCGTTTAAGAGTCAGTTTAATGGCGACACATACCAGAGAAGATTTGAGCTATTCATTGGAAAAGATAAAAGAAGTAGGACAAAAATTGGATATCATATAG
- a CDS encoding alpha/beta fold hydrolase, producing MEKPHLIMLPGWGMASCVWMPIREELAKHFQLLFVEWDGVHSIDGFKEKVLQLITTKQILSFSLLGWSLGSLVALDIASEYQAQIRDVILIGGTSRFTNHKSDDYHAGWPRYIVERMKCQLQKDKEQTLLTFYDSMFSSIEKKRGDNGRFLQLINKNFCNSETLSLLTGLDYLIQTDFREKLKFIKTPLLLIHGEKDQICPVTASELIASKASSDVTLKVLPDVGHLPFFTNPDQCMVYIKQFIKDGSLYD from the coding sequence ATGGAAAAACCACATTTAATTATGCTTCCAGGCTGGGGGATGGCATCCTGTGTCTGGATGCCTATACGGGAAGAATTGGCTAAGCATTTTCAATTATTATTTGTCGAATGGGATGGAGTCCATTCTATTGACGGCTTTAAAGAGAAAGTGCTACAGCTTATTACGACAAAACAAATACTATCTTTCTCTTTATTAGGATGGTCATTAGGATCTTTAGTTGCTTTAGATATTGCGAGTGAATATCAGGCACAAATTAGAGATGTCATTTTGATAGGAGGGACCAGTCGTTTTACCAATCATAAAAGTGATGACTATCATGCAGGGTGGCCACGGTATATCGTAGAAAGAATGAAGTGCCAGCTTCAAAAAGATAAAGAACAAACATTATTGACTTTCTATGATTCAATGTTTTCGTCAATCGAAAAAAAACGAGGAGATAATGGACGGTTTCTTCAACTCATCAATAAAAATTTTTGTAACAGTGAGACCTTGTCTTTATTAACAGGACTGGATTATCTTATTCAAACGGATTTCAGGGAGAAACTTAAATTTATTAAAACTCCACTCCTCCTTATCCATGGAGAAAAGGATCAAATCTGTCCCGTGACTGCTTCAGAACTTATTGCAAGCAAAGCATCGTCAGACGTGACGCTGAAGGTATTGCCGGACGTTGGCCACCTGCCTTTTTTTACAAATCCGGACCAATGCATGGTTTACATAAAACAATTTATAAAGGATGGGAGTTTATATGATTAA
- the bioC gene encoding malonyl-ACP O-methyltransferase BioC, producing the protein MINKQLLRKHFSRNAVNYDKYAAVQKKMAHELVDFIKPKRSKFSKNIRILDIGCGTGYLTKQLTDLFPLAHITAVDIAPGMIELARENFKQKNVTFLCGDIEEMEIGEKYDLIVSNATFQWFNHLDKTIQKLYGMLNGKGIICFSTFGNQTFTELHQSYQKAKQYLGLDTDILPGQSFYSFDHLYNLCQCTLNSQEFPPFLITGKECFEYEYFISVKAFLESVKKVGANNSNQERHDKSLSLLKEMIRIYDTDFREKNKIKATYHCLFFSIEILN; encoded by the coding sequence ATGATTAACAAACAGTTATTACGAAAACATTTCAGTAGAAATGCTGTAAATTATGATAAATACGCCGCTGTCCAGAAAAAAATGGCTCATGAATTGGTGGATTTTATAAAACCCAAAAGAAGCAAATTTTCTAAAAATATCCGTATTCTTGATATTGGCTGCGGGACCGGTTACTTGACAAAGCAATTAACCGACCTTTTTCCACTGGCACATATTACAGCAGTTGATATAGCACCCGGAATGATAGAACTGGCCAGAGAAAATTTTAAGCAAAAAAATGTAACATTTTTATGTGGGGATATCGAGGAGATGGAAATAGGTGAGAAATATGACTTGATTGTCTCTAATGCTACTTTTCAATGGTTTAACCATCTTGATAAAACCATCCAAAAGCTTTATGGAATGCTAAATGGAAAAGGTATTATCTGCTTTTCGACTTTTGGCAATCAGACTTTTACTGAGCTGCACCAATCATATCAGAAAGCTAAACAGTATCTTGGACTTGATACAGATATTCTACCGGGACAGTCGTTTTACAGTTTTGACCATCTATACAATTTATGTCAATGTACTTTGAATTCTCAAGAATTTCCACCGTTTTTGATAACAGGAAAAGAATGTTTTGAATATGAATATTTTATTTCTGTAAAAGCATTTTTAGAATCGGTTAAAAAAGTCGGAGCCAACAATAGCAATCAGGAGCGTCATGACAAGAGCTTATCCCTTTTAAAAGAGATGATAAGAATATATGATACCGACTTTCGAGAAAAAAATAAAATCAAAGCAACATATCATTGCTTGTTTTTTAGTATAGAGATTTTGAACTAA